A region from the Brachyspira hampsonii genome encodes:
- the hisS gene encoding histidine--tRNA ligase gives MLDIKKPRGTNDFFYDSSKRLEYIENKIKNIVKLYGYGRIRTPLFEYTDLFTRGIGEGTDIVGKEMFTFEDRGGRSLTLRPEGTASVARAYVENSMQNEFAINKLFYLGTMYRAERPQKGRYREFNQFGVECIGNSSPLIDAEIILLNINVLKEFGIDNVNLLINTVGCSKCKPSYNNALKEAIGSRKDELCETCQRRYDGNILRILDCKNEKCKETIKDIPKFYDYVCDECKEHFDKLCEELTRIGQKFTIDSMLVRGLDYYTKTAFEVQTNALGAQSAILGGGRYDNLIGIFNNGKDVPAVGSAMGIERLLLVLENQNNIITDRLDAFIVAFKETENEVLKVMQDLRANNISCDYDFAVKSIKSQFKSANKRNAKYAVVLGEDEFKRGMCKLKNMDSGEEKEISINDIHTNIEK, from the coding sequence ATGTTGGATATAAAAAAACCAAGAGGTACAAATGATTTTTTCTATGATTCTTCTAAAAGGCTTGAATATATAGAAAATAAAATAAAAAATATAGTAAAACTTTATGGATACGGCAGAATAAGAACACCTTTATTTGAGTATACAGATCTTTTTACAAGAGGAATAGGAGAGGGTACTGATATTGTAGGAAAAGAGATGTTTACATTTGAGGACAGAGGAGGCAGATCTCTAACATTAAGACCGGAAGGTACTGCTTCTGTGGCTCGTGCTTATGTTGAAAACTCTATGCAAAATGAGTTTGCTATAAATAAATTATTTTATTTGGGAACTATGTATAGAGCAGAGCGTCCTCAAAAGGGAAGATACAGAGAATTTAATCAGTTTGGAGTTGAATGCATTGGGAATTCATCTCCCTTAATAGATGCTGAGATTATACTTCTTAATATAAATGTATTAAAAGAGTTTGGTATTGATAATGTAAATCTTCTAATAAATACTGTAGGCTGTTCTAAATGTAAGCCTTCTTATAATAATGCATTAAAAGAGGCTATTGGAAGCAGAAAAGATGAACTCTGCGAAACTTGTCAAAGAAGATATGATGGTAATATATTAAGAATATTAGATTGTAAAAATGAAAAATGTAAAGAAACAATAAAAGATATACCAAAATTCTATGATTATGTGTGCGATGAGTGTAAAGAGCATTTTGATAAATTATGTGAAGAACTTACAAGAATAGGTCAAAAATTTACTATTGATAGTATGCTTGTAAGAGGACTTGATTATTACACAAAAACTGCTTTTGAAGTTCAAACAAATGCTTTAGGTGCTCAAAGTGCCATACTTGGCGGCGGAAGGTATGATAATCTCATTGGTATATTTAATAATGGAAAAGATGTTCCTGCTGTAGGAAGTGCTATGGGGATCGAAAGGCTTTTGCTTGTACTAGAAAATCAGAATAATATTATAACTGACAGGCTTGATGCTTTTATTGTAGCATTTAAAGAAACTGAAAATGAAGTTTTAAAAGTAATGCAGGATTTAAGAGCTAATAATATAAGCTGTGATTATGATTTCGCAGTTAAATCTATTAAAAGTCAATTCAAATCTGCTAACAAAAGAAATGCTAAATATGCTGTTGTTCTTGGAGAAGATGAATTCAAAAGAGGAATGTGCAAATTAAAAAATATGGATAGCGGAGAAGAAAAAGAAATATCTATAAATGATATACATACAAATATAGAAAAATAA
- the trhA gene encoding PAQR family membrane homeostasis protein TrhA: MEKSAVYIDVQNKYYKSRKIGELYSAISHGIGALLGIAGLVLMLVKIKMNPIPIIIYGIGIIFLYTFSSLYHFFPNGNVKQIFRKFDHIGIYVFIAATYTPVCIFSLPRNIGIPILSVIWSCASIGILSNTVIKYKNIVLRLILYILMGWIIIFAFKPLMNRFDIMHLNWLIWGGIFYTIGAFLYALGKKCNDKTKQFTHDIFHIFVLMGSFAHYWFLYSYVIN, encoded by the coding sequence ATGGAGAAAAGTGCTGTTTATATTGATGTACAAAATAAATATTATAAATCAAGAAAAATAGGGGAGCTGTACTCTGCAATATCACATGGCATAGGTGCTTTGCTTGGTATTGCCGGACTAGTTCTTATGCTTGTTAAAATCAAAATGAATCCCATACCAATAATTATTTATGGAATTGGAATAATATTTTTGTATACATTTAGTTCTTTATATCATTTTTTTCCTAATGGTAATGTTAAGCAGATATTCAGAAAATTCGATCATATAGGAATATATGTATTTATTGCAGCAACTTATACTCCTGTTTGTATATTTTCATTACCAAGAAATATAGGCATACCAATATTATCAGTTATATGGTCTTGTGCTTCAATAGGTATCTTATCTAATACGGTAATAAAATATAAAAATATAGTTTTAAGGCTTATTTTATATATATTAATGGGTTGGATAATTATATTTGCATTCAAACCTTTAATGAATAGATTTGATATTATGCATTTAAATTGGCTTATATGGGGAGGAATATTCTATACTATAGGAGCTTTTCTATATGCTTTGGGTAAAAAATGTAATGATAAAACTAAGCAATTTACTCATGATATCTTTCATATATTTGTATTAATGGGTTCTTTTGCTCATTATTGGTTTTTATATAGTTATGTTATAAATTAA
- a CDS encoding YggS family pyridoxal phosphate-dependent enzyme: MNRNDILTRYNSLLDNINTAKQKYNIKYDINIVAVSKYSSIETIKEFLSLNIDLPLGESKAQSLRDRAGEIAQFKNDVKWHFIGRIQSNKVKYIVKYADLIQSVDSIEIAECINKEALKNNKIQNILLQFNISDEGQKGGFNLNNYMDIYENIIKMSNISVKGLMGIGKDSENLLLIEDEFEKLNSIYKSINLKYDNPLSILSMGMSSDYELAIKHGSNMVRIGSSFLGNF; this comes from the coding sequence ATGAATAGAAATGATATTTTAACAAGGTATAATTCTTTACTAGATAATATAAATACAGCAAAGCAGAAATATAATATAAAATACGATATAAATATTGTAGCCGTTAGTAAATATTCTTCTATTGAAACAATAAAAGAGTTTTTATCATTAAATATAGACTTGCCATTGGGAGAAAGTAAAGCTCAAAGTTTGAGGGATAGGGCAGGGGAGATTGCTCAATTTAAAAATGATGTAAAATGGCACTTTATAGGAAGAATACAATCAAACAAAGTTAAATATATAGTAAAATACGCAGATTTGATACAGAGTGTAGATTCTATAGAGATAGCCGAATGTATAAATAAAGAGGCATTAAAAAATAATAAGATACAAAATATACTGCTTCAGTTTAATATAAGCGATGAAGGTCAGAAGGGCGGATTTAATTTAAATAATTATATGGATATATATGAAAATATTATCAAAATGAGTAATATATCAGTGAAAGGATTAATGGGAATAGGAAAAGATAGTGAGAATTTACTACTTATTGAAGATGAATTTGAGAAACTCAACAGCATATATAAATCTATTAATTTAAAATATGATAATCCTTTATCAATTCTTTCTATGGGCATGTCATCTGACTATGAACTAGCAATAAAGCATGGTTCTAATATGGTTAGAATAGGCAGCAGCTTTTTGGGCAATTTTTAA
- the mnmH gene encoding tRNA 2-selenouridine(34) synthase MnmH: MVKVIDIEEFLELANYDELPIIDVRSPIEYNHAHIPNAYNVYLFNDKERKDVGTIYKQIGRKEAILKGLEYVSVRMTDILKSIDEIAKKYNSTNKILMHCFRGGMRSESTAWLCSNYGYDVYMLKGGYKRYRNYVLSSFERDYKIYLLTGKTGSGKTLILNKLKSMGYNVIDLEKIAKHKGSAFGWINEGEQPSQEQFENNLSYELLKYDINSTLWFEDESLLIGRRAIPKSLFNKMREAQKIIYLDIPKECRAEYIVNTYGEYNIEDLRESIIKIRKRLGGERLKESLELLNNGKIYECVLNMLYYYDRAYRLSIDENKLVSIKCEDNNFDNIIQQIVKVI, translated from the coding sequence ATGGTTAAAGTTATTGATATAGAAGAATTTTTAGAACTAGCTAATTATGATGAATTACCTATCATAGATGTACGCTCTCCAATAGAATATAATCATGCTCATATTCCAAATGCATATAATGTATATTTATTCAATGATAAAGAAAGAAAAGATGTAGGAACTATATATAAACAAATAGGAAGGAAAGAGGCTATATTAAAAGGACTAGAATATGTGTCTGTTAGAATGACGGATATATTAAAATCTATCGATGAAATAGCCAAAAAATATAATTCTACAAATAAAATACTTATGCATTGTTTCAGAGGCGGAATGCGAAGCGAATCTACAGCTTGGCTTTGTTCAAATTATGGATATGATGTTTATATGCTTAAAGGCGGATATAAAAGATATAGGAACTATGTATTAAGTTCATTTGAAAGAGATTATAAAATATATTTGCTTACAGGAAAAACAGGAAGCGGGAAAACATTGATATTAAATAAATTAAAATCTATGGGATATAATGTAATAGATTTAGAAAAAATAGCAAAACATAAAGGTTCTGCCTTTGGATGGATAAATGAGGGAGAACAGCCGTCTCAGGAACAATTTGAAAATAATTTATCTTATGAACTATTAAAGTATGATATTAATTCTACACTTTGGTTTGAAGATGAAAGCCTGCTTATAGGAAGAAGAGCAATACCTAAATCTTTATTTAATAAAATGAGAGAAGCTCAAAAAATCATATATTTAGATATACCAAAAGAATGCCGAGCTGAATATATTGTTAATACATACGGAGAATATAATATTGAAGATTTAAGAGAATCTATTATAAAGATAAGAAAGCGTTTAGGAGGAGAAAGATTGAAAGAATCTTTAGAGCTGCTTAATAATGGAAAGATATATGAATGCGTACTTAATATGCTTTACTATTATGACAGAGCATACAGACTTAGTATAGATGAAAATAAATTAGTATCTATAAAATGTGAAGATAATAATTTTGATAATATAATACAACAAATAGTTAAAGTAATTTAA
- a CDS encoding PSP1 domain-containing protein codes for MIKNIAHIKFRGSNIGKFEHLHIENIKVKDACVIETDEGIEIGHVLNFEYIDSDLLEEDNNINSDNVSENNEDIQEENEAINEDEISEELKDIAAKEENNHIKTKNNKNKIFNILRIADEKDLEQYKINMEDAAEAFKICKEKVNNHNLDLKLISSYYFLDRAKLLFEFIAEERIDFRELVKDLAAHFKTRIELRQIGVRDEARSIGGCGICGRELCCKVIKGKFETITIKMAKEQGMLLNTMKISGQCGRLMCCLAHEYKAYCSLKKDLPKVGTKLVFNNVPAVIKELNPLNKKMLIETEDKRLIYISVNDLKANEEGFLIASIKAE; via the coding sequence ATGATAAAAAATATAGCTCATATAAAGTTTAGAGGATCCAATATAGGTAAATTTGAACATTTGCATATAGAAAATATAAAGGTAAAAGATGCATGTGTTATAGAAACAGATGAAGGAATAGAAATAGGACATGTACTAAATTTTGAGTATATAGATTCAGATTTATTGGAAGAGGATAATAATATAAACTCTGATAATGTATCAGAAAATAATGAAGATATACAAGAAGAAAATGAAGCTATTAATGAAGATGAGATATCTGAAGAATTAAAGGACATTGCTGCCAAAGAAGAAAATAATCATATAAAAACTAAAAATAATAAAAATAAAATATTTAATATTTTAAGAATAGCAGATGAAAAAGATTTAGAACAATATAAAATTAATATGGAAGATGCGGCTGAAGCTTTTAAGATATGCAAAGAGAAAGTGAATAATCATAATTTAGATTTAAAATTAATAAGCTCTTATTATTTTTTGGACAGGGCTAAACTTTTATTTGAATTTATAGCTGAGGAGAGAATAGATTTTAGAGAATTAGTTAAGGATTTGGCCGCACATTTTAAAACAAGAATAGAATTAAGGCAAATAGGCGTAAGAGATGAAGCTAGGTCTATAGGTGGATGCGGAATATGCGGAAGAGAATTATGCTGTAAAGTAATAAAAGGAAAATTTGAAACTATAACTATAAAAATGGCAAAAGAACAGGGTATGCTTTTAAATACAATGAAAATATCAGGACAATGCGGAAGACTTATGTGCTGTCTTGCTCATGAATATAAGGCTTATTGTTCTCTTAAAAAAGATTTGCCTAAAGTAGGTACTAAATTAGTATTTAATAATGTACCGGCTGTTATAAAAGAATTAAATCCTTTAAATAAAAAAATGTTAATAGAAACAGAGGATAAAAGACTTATATATATTAGCGTGAACGATTTGAAGGCAAATGAGGAAGGTTTTTTAATAGCTAGTATTAAAGCAGAATAA
- the tsaB gene encoding tRNA (adenosine(37)-N6)-threonylcarbamoyltransferase complex dimerization subunit type 1 TsaB — protein sequence MNILAFDTVSSSFSIALQNNDNSIIEYNKEDVRNHNEEILPVLDNFLKVNNFSLDKIDYIVLGIGPGSFTALRIAFATVKTICYAKNIPIVGVSSLETLYENISEKEGIKAAMIDARKGSVYANIYNDNEKITENNDLTYQQFIDIINSIKTSNKNITLCGDGFYKNQDYFKENLKDYKINDLDKSFNIIRASNSIKLSLPKIKSNNFDNIFNLLPLYLRNSEAENKKNK from the coding sequence ATGAATATATTAGCATTTGATACTGTATCAAGCAGTTTTTCTATAGCCTTGCAAAATAATGATAATTCAATAATAGAATACAATAAAGAAGATGTCAGAAATCATAATGAGGAAATACTTCCTGTATTAGATAATTTTCTAAAAGTAAATAATTTTTCATTGGATAAAATAGATTATATTGTATTAGGAATTGGTCCTGGATCTTTTACGGCATTGAGAATAGCATTTGCCACAGTAAAAACAATATGCTATGCTAAAAATATTCCTATAGTTGGAGTTTCAAGTTTAGAAACTTTATACGAAAATATTTCTGAAAAAGAAGGTATAAAAGCTGCTATGATAGATGCTAGAAAAGGCAGCGTATATGCTAATATATACAATGATAACGAAAAAATAACAGAGAATAATGACCTCACCTATCAGCAGTTTATAGATATAATCAATTCCATTAAAACTTCAAATAAAAATATCACTTTATGCGGAGATGGATTTTATAAAAATCAAGATTATTTTAAAGAAAATTTAAAAGATTATAAAATAAATGACTTAGATAAATCATTCAATATAATAAGAGCTTCTAATAGTATAAAATTATCATTGCCAAAAATAAAATCCAACAACTTTGATAATATTTTCAATTTGCTGCCTTTATATCTAAGAAATAGCGAAGCCGAAAATAAAAAGAATAAATGA
- a CDS encoding YaaR family protein, with amino-acid sequence MRVQERRNREMNLNSLLMTSQDASMKMAVSSSPFAAMLEEEKEIKRYSYELDELKKQIYDAGNMLEKSANIKDFQKFRDLIRSLTDKLVKDAYRIRIVSSYMRRGREYQVVSKINEELDSLYRLIMSEQKNHIAIANKVMRLKGLVLDLMS; translated from the coding sequence ATGAGAGTTCAGGAAAGAAGAAACAGAGAAATGAATTTAAACAGTTTGCTGATGACATCGCAAGATGCTTCTATGAAAATGGCTGTATCATCATCTCCGTTTGCTGCAATGCTCGAAGAAGAAAAAGAAATAAAAAGATATTCTTATGAATTAGATGAATTGAAAAAACAAATATATGATGCCGGAAATATGCTTGAAAAAAGTGCCAATATAAAAGATTTTCAAAAATTTAGAGATTTAATAAGATCATTAACCGACAAATTAGTAAAAGATGCCTACAGAATAAGAATAGTATCTTCATATATGAGAAGAGGCCGTGAATATCAAGTAGTTTCAAAAATAAACGAAGAACTCGATTCATTATACAGACTAATAATGTCAGAACAAAAAAATCATATCGCTATAGCAAATAAGGTTATGAGACTTAAAGGTTTAGTATTAGATTTAATGTCATGA
- a CDS encoding methyl-accepting chemotaxis protein — protein MRKLQSLKVKIPFFVMLLVTVMTIILVTLLIRIGSQGIRSSAIFGFESTTKVYARMINVWLEQSIFTSEAISRGYPQLITFLQDRTPESKAALETSLKNVVANNSNIQGIVVLDANGSVVSDSLDGKVVNSSSTRNFSGTEIWQKIMSGQSAVLPSVDPSPADNTKYVVKIFSPIKNASGNVVGAISTMIDWLGFIDKELNLVKFGNTGHPFIVDPDRWVIADPIPSHVRSEVLRNADYIKYAVENESGYYEFKSPFNGKDSIATFYKEPVSGWSVVMSIESDELFAHINAMKKYAIIGTIAILIIASIVIVFYINKITTILHVLAVDLTMLSKGDLSWSTPPGFEKRKDEFGDIAVALINILDQLNEKVRIVYDSAYTVKASANEVAQGNIDLSNRTENQASGLEETASSMEEIASTIKSSAEHTLEGNNMMISSKKAIEEAGRIIEESTQNIEAVYESSSKISAITKIIEDIAFQTNILALNAAVEAARAGEQGRGFAVVASEVRNLAQTTQTSVKDITTLVADSEEKIAAATETARESKEIFQNLRVQIEETAKIMQDLSSTAMEQQAGVDQVNIAITQMDMTTQQNAALVEESTAASEALFSQAEELVTAMEFFKLRGSNTKKSITQVERKKSSPSTDSKAVQENKPVSKSESSVKINKKPELKSPIKKHHEEKMPQMPAKTVKDNEFGNTFDTSKDTSDGFESF, from the coding sequence GTGAGAAAATTGCAATCCTTGAAAGTGAAAATACCATTTTTTGTAATGCTGCTTGTTACTGTAATGACAATTATATTGGTTACACTTCTTATTAGAATAGGTTCTCAAGGTATTAGAAGTTCTGCCATATTTGGATTTGAATCTACTACCAAAGTATATGCCAGAATGATAAATGTATGGCTAGAACAGTCAATATTTACATCTGAAGCTATAAGCAGAGGATATCCTCAATTAATAACATTCCTTCAAGATAGGACACCAGAAAGTAAGGCTGCTCTTGAAACAAGTCTTAAAAATGTTGTGGCAAATAATAGTAATATACAAGGTATTGTTGTATTAGATGCCAACGGCAGTGTTGTATCTGATAGTTTAGATGGAAAGGTTGTTAATTCCTCAAGTACAAGAAATTTTAGTGGAACGGAAATATGGCAAAAGATTATGTCAGGTCAGTCTGCGGTACTTCCTTCAGTAGACCCTTCTCCTGCTGATAATACTAAATATGTAGTAAAAATTTTCTCACCTATAAAAAATGCATCCGGAAATGTAGTTGGGGCAATATCAACAATGATAGATTGGTTGGGTTTTATAGATAAGGAATTAAATCTTGTAAAATTTGGAAATACCGGACACCCATTCATTGTAGACCCTGACAGATGGGTTATAGCAGACCCTATACCTTCACATGTTAGAAGCGAAGTTTTAAGAAATGCTGATTATATAAAATATGCTGTTGAAAATGAATCCGGATATTATGAATTTAAATCTCCTTTCAATGGCAAAGATTCTATAGCTACTTTTTATAAGGAACCTGTATCAGGTTGGTCTGTTGTTATGAGTATAGAATCTGATGAATTGTTTGCACATATAAATGCTATGAAAAAATACGCCATTATAGGTACAATAGCAATACTTATTATAGCATCTATAGTTATAGTGTTCTACATAAATAAAATAACTACTATACTACATGTACTTGCTGTAGATTTAACTATGCTTTCAAAAGGGGATCTTAGTTGGTCTACTCCTCCTGGATTTGAAAAGAGAAAAGATGAATTTGGTGATATTGCTGTTGCCTTAATAAATATTTTGGATCAATTAAATGAGAAAGTTAGAATAGTATATGACAGTGCCTATACTGTAAAAGCATCTGCTAATGAGGTAGCACAAGGTAATATAGATTTATCAAACAGAACTGAAAATCAGGCATCAGGACTTGAAGAAACTGCTTCTTCTATGGAAGAAATTGCTTCTACAATAAAATCTTCTGCTGAACATACTTTAGAAGGTAATAATATGATGATTAGTTCTAAAAAAGCTATTGAAGAGGCTGGCAGAATTATAGAAGAAAGTACTCAAAATATTGAGGCAGTATATGAATCAAGTTCTAAAATTAGTGCTATTACTAAAATAATTGAAGATATCGCATTCCAAACTAATATACTTGCTCTTAATGCTGCAGTAGAAGCGGCAAGGGCTGGAGAACAAGGAAGAGGTTTTGCAGTAGTTGCTTCAGAAGTTAGAAACTTGGCTCAAACTACTCAAACTTCAGTTAAAGATATTACTACTTTGGTTGCTGATTCAGAAGAAAAAATCGCTGCTGCTACAGAGACTGCAAGAGAATCTAAAGAAATATTCCAAAATTTGAGAGTTCAAATAGAAGAAACTGCTAAAATCATGCAGGATTTAAGTTCTACTGCTATGGAACAGCAGGCTGGTGTAGACCAAGTTAATATAGCTATTACTCAAATGGATATGACTACTCAGCAGAATGCTGCTTTAGTAGAGGAATCTACTGCTGCTTCTGAAGCTTTATTCTCACAAGCTGAAGAATTGGTAACTGCTATGGAATTCTTCAAATTAAGAGGCTCAAATACTAAAAAGAGCATAACACAAGTAGAAAGAAAAAAATCTTCTCCAAGTACAGATTCAAAAGCGGTTCAGGAAAATAAACCAGTTTCAAAATCTGAATCAAGTGTAAAAATTAATAAAAAACCAGAATTAAAAAGCCCTATTAAAAAACATCATGAAGAAAAAATGCCTCAAATGCCTGCTAAAACAGTAAAAGACAATGAATTTGGAAATACATTTGATACTTCTAAAGATACTTCCGATGGTTTTGAATCATTTTAA
- the mltG gene encoding endolytic transglycosylase MltG, giving the protein MKKLFIILIILAAVVSASSVAFIQYMISPVGGDDEKVYFEIKQGEGASSIANKLELQGLIRNSKIFVAFAKYLKYDRKLLSGYYEVNRNMSMIDIMKHLNSGKQAMVRLTIAEGKNIYEIANYLESQGFTTKDEFLKVCHDKEILKKYNIPSDSVEGYIFPSTYYIVKGNPTKVLVTYMIDSLFKQFPDLEERAKKIGRNVHEVLTMASIVEKEMGPLDDPKLISSVYYNRLNIDKRLEADPTTIYAMTLVKGDYIEKPNLKYADLRMEHPYNTYKNTGLPPGPICSSGAKAIEAALDPADTDYIFFVADGTGKHAFSVTYEEHVENINRYILKK; this is encoded by the coding sequence ATGAAAAAGTTATTTATTATATTAATTATTCTTGCTGCTGTAGTATCTGCTTCATCTGTGGCATTCATTCAGTATATGATTAGCCCTGTAGGCGGAGATGATGAAAAAGTATACTTTGAAATAAAACAAGGTGAAGGTGCTTCTAGTATAGCGAATAAATTAGAACTGCAGGGACTTATTAGAAATTCTAAGATCTTTGTAGCATTTGCAAAATATTTAAAATATGACAGAAAACTTTTAAGCGGCTATTATGAAGTTAATAGAAATATGAGTATGATAGACATCATGAAGCATCTTAATAGCGGTAAACAAGCTATGGTAAGACTTACTATTGCTGAAGGAAAGAATATTTATGAAATAGCAAATTATTTAGAAAGTCAGGGCTTTACAACAAAAGATGAATTCTTAAAGGTTTGTCATGATAAAGAAATATTAAAAAAATACAATATTCCTTCTGACAGTGTTGAAGGCTATATATTTCCATCTACATATTATATAGTTAAAGGCAATCCAACTAAAGTATTAGTTACTTATATGATAGATTCTCTTTTTAAACAATTTCCTGATTTGGAAGAAAGAGCTAAAAAAATTGGCAGAAATGTACATGAAGTACTTACTATGGCATCAATAGTAGAAAAGGAAATGGGACCTTTAGATGATCCGAAACTTATATCTTCAGTATACTATAATAGATTAAATATTGACAAAAGACTAGAGGCAGATCCTACAACAATATATGCTATGACCCTAGTAAAAGGTGATTATATAGAAAAACCCAATCTTAAATATGCTGACCTTCGTATGGAGCATCCTTATAATACATATAAAAATACAGGGCTTCCTCCGGGTCCTATATGTTCATCTGGTGCTAAGGCTATAGAAGCGGCATTAGATCCGGCTGATACAGATTATATTTTCTTTGTTGCTGATGGAACAGGAAAACATGCATTCTCTGTTACTTATGAAGAACATGTCGAAAACATTAATAGATATATTCTAAAAAAATAA
- the trpS gene encoding tryptophan--tRNA ligase, whose protein sequence is MSKKVMLSGIQPTGSLHIGNYLGALKNWVDILNDYYGFFCIVDYHAITIEYDVSQMQKRIIEAAVEYLACGLDPNKCSIFVQSDVRAHTELAWIFNSIIPVAELERMTQYKDKSRKNVENINAALLTYPSLMAADILLYHPDIVPVGEDQEQHVELTRMIVRKFNNRYGEYFKEPDTYHGKVLRILGLDGQNKMSKSLNNHIALSLTAEETEKLIMQKAMTDTNRKLKTDAGNPDICNVYSYHKIFSSEEEQKEICEGCKNASIGCVQCKRMLAKNINNELMPIRENINKYSNDKDYVYDVLKQGAKNASEVAEKTLYEVRNLMGLVDAKRK, encoded by the coding sequence ATGTCAAAAAAAGTTATGTTAAGCGGAATACAGCCGACAGGTTCTCTTCATATTGGGAATTATCTTGGGGCTTTAAAAAATTGGGTTGATATACTTAATGATTATTATGGATTTTTTTGTATTGTTGATTATCATGCTATAACTATTGAATATGATGTTTCTCAAATGCAAAAAAGAATAATAGAAGCTGCTGTAGAATATTTAGCATGCGGTCTTGATCCCAATAAATGTTCTATATTTGTTCAATCTGATGTAAGAGCACATACAGAACTTGCTTGGATATTCAATTCTATTATACCCGTAGCAGAGCTTGAAAGAATGACTCAGTATAAAGATAAATCAAGAAAGAATGTTGAAAACATCAATGCAGCATTATTAACCTACCCTTCTTTAATGGCTGCTGATATTTTACTCTATCACCCTGATATAGTACCTGTTGGAGAAGATCAGGAGCAGCATGTAGAGCTTACAAGAATGATAGTAAGAAAGTTTAATAATAGATATGGTGAATATTTCAAAGAACCGGATACTTATCATGGAAAAGTTTTAAGGATATTGGGTTTAGACGGACAAAATAAAATGAGTAAGTCTTTAAATAATCATATAGCATTGTCTTTAACTGCTGAAGAAACAGAAAAATTGATAATGCAGAAAGCTATGACAGATACAAATAGAAAACTTAAAACTGATGCCGGTAATCCTGATATATGTAATGTTTATAGTTATCATAAAATATTTTCAAGCGAAGAAGAGCAGAAAGAAATTTGTGAAGGATGTAAAAATGCTTCTATAGGCTGTGTACAATGTAAGAGAATGCTTGCCAAAAACATTAATAATGAATTAATGCCTATAAGAGAAAATATCAATAAATATTCTAATGATAAAGATTATGTTTATGATGTACTTAAACAAGGTGCAAAAAATGCTTCTGAAGTAGCTGAAAAAACATTATATGAAGTAAGAAATTTAATGGGTTTAGTTGATGCTAAAAGAAAATAA